Proteins encoded together in one Ignavibacteriales bacterium window:
- the purN gene encoding phosphoribosylglycinamide formyltransferase, whose translation MNIGVFASGRGSNFQAIFDAIQQELLPARVTLVLSNKGDAGVLELARALSLPAVHLSHKQFPDEASFASAMLDALKKHDVHIIALAGYLRKIPSGVVREYRNRILNIHPALLPLFGGEGMYGHHVHEAVIASGAQFSGATVHLVDEEYDRGPVVLQKTVPVEKGDTPETLAARVLKIEHEIYPLALKAFAENRVIINERSVWIH comes from the coding sequence ATGAACATCGGTGTGTTTGCTTCCGGACGCGGGTCAAATTTCCAGGCCATTTTCGACGCTATTCAACAGGAACTTCTCCCTGCACGTGTGACGCTTGTGTTGAGCAATAAGGGAGACGCGGGCGTGCTGGAACTTGCACGCGCACTCTCTCTTCCCGCCGTGCATCTCAGCCACAAGCAGTTTCCGGACGAGGCCTCGTTTGCTTCGGCCATGCTCGATGCGCTGAAAAAGCACGACGTGCACATCATCGCACTTGCCGGATATCTCAGGAAGATCCCGTCGGGTGTCGTTCGCGAATACCGGAACCGCATTCTCAATATTCATCCCGCCTTGCTTCCTTTGTTCGGGGGCGAGGGGATGTATGGTCACCACGTCCACGAAGCGGTCATTGCATCCGGCGCGCAGTTCAGCGGCGCCACGGTTCATCTCGTCGATGAAGAGTACGACCGTGGTCCCGTTGTTCTTCAAAAGACTGTGCCGGTTGAAAAGGGTGACACTCCGGAGACGCTGGCGGCAAGGGTGTTGAAGATTGAGCACGAGATTTATCCTCTCGCTCTCAAAGCCTTCGCTGAAAACAGGGTAATCATCAACGAAAGGTCCGTGTGGATACATTGA
- a CDS encoding rod shape-determining protein has product MGLFSLFSADIAVDLGTANTVIWMKGKGIVLNEPSIVAFDRNTKKIIAIGHEAREMLGRTHRDIRTIRPMKDGVIADFEIAEGMLREFIRKTSVGWVPSRRIVVSVPSGITEVEKRAVRDAAEHAGAKEVHLLAEPMASAIGIGLDVDAPVGNMVVDIGGGTTEIAVIALSGIVTEESIRVAGDEKNNAIIQFFKRNHNILIGERTAEAIKCEVGSAMPLKEEITIQVKGRDLVNGVPKTTEVSSVEIREALNEPIAQIVEAVKVTLERTPPELSADILDRGIMLTGGGALLKGLDERIRLETNLPVHVAEDPLTAVVRGTGRVLEDLRHFSKVLIKSKRY; this is encoded by the coding sequence ATGGGCCTCTTCTCATTATTTTCTGCAGACATCGCTGTCGACCTCGGCACAGCCAATACCGTCATTTGGATGAAGGGAAAGGGCATCGTGCTCAACGAACCCTCCATCGTCGCGTTCGACCGCAACACAAAAAAAATTATCGCCATCGGACACGAAGCGCGTGAGATGCTCGGCCGCACACACCGGGATATCAGGACGATTCGTCCTATGAAAGACGGAGTCATTGCGGATTTTGAAATTGCCGAGGGCATGCTGCGCGAGTTTATCCGGAAGACCAGTGTGGGATGGGTACCCAGCCGTCGCATCGTCGTCTCTGTCCCGTCTGGAATCACGGAAGTTGAAAAACGTGCCGTTCGGGACGCCGCGGAACATGCCGGAGCGAAAGAAGTTCACCTCCTCGCGGAGCCGATGGCCTCCGCTATCGGTATCGGACTTGACGTCGACGCTCCGGTTGGAAACATGGTGGTGGATATTGGCGGCGGAACGACGGAAATTGCCGTCATTGCGCTTTCGGGTATTGTCACGGAAGAATCCATCCGCGTAGCGGGAGACGAAAAAAACAACGCCATCATCCAGTTCTTCAAACGGAATCACAATATTCTCATCGGCGAACGGACGGCTGAGGCAATCAAATGCGAAGTGGGTTCGGCGATGCCCCTGAAAGAGGAAATCACCATACAGGTGAAGGGCCGCGATCTCGTCAACGGCGTCCCCAAGACAACAGAAGTCAGCTCTGTAGAAATCCGCGAAGCGCTCAATGAACCCATCGCACAGATTGTCGAAGCGGTCAAGGTTACGCTCGAACGCACCCCGCCAGAGTTGTCGGCAGACATTTTGGACCGCGGCATCATGCTCACCGGCGGCGGCGCTTTGTTGAAGGGGCTCGACGAGCGTATCCGGCTCGAGACGAATCTTCCTGTACACGTGGCAGAAGACCCGCTTACCGCTGTGGTGCGCGGTACCGGCCGGGTGCTGGAAGACCTCAGGCATTTTTCAAAAGTACTGATTAAAAGCAAACGGTACTAA
- the mreC gene encoding rod shape-determining protein MreC produces MFKRLYNLALIFKEYAVLSALLVVSLILMALGDNTQVRHIRSVATVAFGVVQEQISFVPRYFALRSENDMLRRMNIDLADEASRLREARQENDRLAKLLNLKESYHYPTIAGKVVGKSLTLLRNTVTLNVGKLNGVLSRMPVVGDGGLVGVVSSVNDHYCVVRVLLNTDFRASAKIQRSRVDGIIAWDGDDLMLTNVAKTLDVAAGDTVLTSDYSSTYPPNIRIGVVREVSGQQGSLFKKVYVSPGVNFVKLEEVFVLSFLPDSERTELDQPTPQKTRR; encoded by the coding sequence ATGTTCAAACGTCTCTACAATCTGGCGTTGATCTTCAAGGAGTACGCGGTACTTTCCGCTCTCCTTGTTGTATCGCTTATTCTGATGGCTCTTGGTGACAACACCCAGGTACGACATATCCGGAGCGTCGCGACCGTCGCATTCGGTGTCGTACAGGAGCAGATCTCCTTTGTGCCCCGATACTTTGCTCTCCGCAGCGAAAACGACATGCTTCGCCGGATGAATATTGATCTTGCCGACGAGGCAAGCCGCCTGCGCGAAGCCCGGCAGGAAAACGACAGACTCGCGAAGCTTCTCAACCTGAAAGAGTCGTACCACTATCCCACGATTGCCGGAAAAGTTGTCGGGAAGAGCCTCACCCTGCTTCGCAATACCGTGACGCTCAACGTCGGAAAACTCAACGGTGTGCTTTCCCGCATGCCGGTTGTCGGTGACGGCGGGCTCGTGGGTGTGGTTTCAAGCGTCAACGATCATTACTGCGTTGTCAGGGTTCTTCTCAATACCGATTTTCGTGCCAGCGCAAAAATTCAGCGCAGCCGCGTGGACGGCATCATCGCCTGGGATGGTGATGATCTGATGCTTACGAACGTTGCAAAAACTCTGGATGTGGCGGCCGGTGATACCGTCCTGACGTCCGATTACAGCAGTACCTACCCCCCGAATATCCGTATAGGTGTTGTGCGCGAGGTGAGCGGACAACAGGGATCGCTCTTTAAGAAGGTCTATGTTTCACCGGGCGTGAATTTCGTGAAGCTGGAAGAGGTTTTTGTTCTTTCTTTTCTCCCCGATTCTGAGCGGACAGAGCTGGATCAGCCCACGCCTCAGAAGACGCGACGATAA
- a CDS encoding LD-carboxypeptidase yields MKTLKPPRLRRGDLIGIISPASAPSAQEKIDKGVQYLEHLGYRVKVGRHVMAQYGYLAGTDEQRVEDLNDMLRDPGVKAVFAIRGGYGTPRLLHLVDYKAARRNPKILVGYSDLTGLQLALYSKTGLVTFSGPMVGVEMWDTIDPFTEEHFWRVVTSASRIGNLQNPDGELLASYNSAKATGPLLGGNFSLLASLLGTPYLPKLRDALLVLEDVDEAPHRVDRMFTQLHHAGITTSIGGLILGKFTDCVPSDPSKPHLTIDQVIEDAVRRITCPVLANLQYGHIPKKLTLPFGVQALLDSRNGVLKILEGAVS; encoded by the coding sequence ATGAAGACACTGAAACCTCCCCGCCTCCGAAGAGGCGATCTCATCGGGATTATCTCTCCTGCGAGCGCGCCGTCCGCTCAGGAAAAAATCGACAAAGGGGTGCAGTATCTCGAACATCTTGGCTACCGTGTGAAGGTCGGCCGGCATGTCATGGCCCAGTATGGCTATCTCGCCGGTACCGATGAACAACGGGTGGAAGATCTCAACGATATGCTCCGCGATCCGGGCGTGAAGGCTGTTTTCGCGATCCGGGGCGGCTACGGAACACCCCGGCTCCTTCATCTGGTGGATTACAAAGCCGCCCGGCGTAATCCCAAGATTCTCGTCGGCTACAGCGATCTCACCGGTTTGCAGCTTGCTCTCTATAGTAAGACCGGCCTGGTGACGTTTTCAGGCCCCATGGTCGGCGTGGAAATGTGGGACACCATTGACCCGTTCACAGAGGAACATTTCTGGCGTGTCGTCACATCGGCATCGCGCATCGGCAACCTGCAGAATCCTGACGGGGAGTTGTTGGCCAGCTATAATAGTGCAAAGGCTACGGGCCCGCTTCTTGGCGGCAACTTCTCTCTTCTTGCGTCGCTGTTGGGGACTCCCTACCTGCCGAAGCTCCGCGATGCGCTCCTTGTTCTCGAAGATGTCGACGAGGCACCTCATCGCGTCGACCGCATGTTCACGCAACTGCATCATGCGGGTATCACAACGTCCATTGGTGGCCTCATCCTCGGGAAGTTTACCGACTGCGTTCCTTCCGATCCCTCCAAACCGCACCTGACTATCGATCAGGTCATCGAGGACGCGGTGCGACGGATCACCTGTCCCGTTCTCGCGAACCTCCAATACGGACACATACCAAAAAAACTGACGCTGCCGTTCGGCGTTCAGGCGCTTCTGGACTCACGAAACGGCGTGTTGAAGATTCTCGAGGGAGCTGTGAGTTAA
- the purH gene encoding bifunctional phosphoribosylaminoimidazolecarboxamide formyltransferase/IMP cyclohydrolase, protein MDTLTSFKVPTLEHESLGGTREESLLNVRRALISVSDKRGIVDLAKGLRRFGVELISTGGTHQALKDAGVEVKSVSDVTGFPEILDGRVKTLHPAIHAGILAAADNPLHLKQLAQHHIKPIDLVVVNLYPFEQTIAGENVTIDQAIEQIDIGGPAMVRAAAKNYRHTVVMVNPDRYASLLEELTKNSGSVSSHTRFELAREAFQHTATYDTIVASYFTGLQSSRSLPDVVTVSMKKNTALRYGENPHQAAALYGKFDTYFKKLHGKELSYNNILDINAAVLLSAEFEKPTAVIVKHNNPCGVGSGETLLDAYKKAFVTDQKSAFGGIVAVNRVLDMSTAEAVNDIFTEVVIAPDFGDGVLDFLMKKRDRRLIQQLIDVRSARTFDIRGVIEGLLVQEQDQHRITREGLRTVTNRKPTEEEFEALIFAWRVAKHVKSNAIVYARKDRTLGIGAGQMSRVDSAKIAVLKAADAGLSLAGCAVASDAFFPFADGLLEAVKGGATCVIQPGGSVRDEEVIKAADEHNVAMAFTAIRHFRH, encoded by the coding sequence GTGGATACATTGACATCGTTCAAGGTGCCGACCCTCGAACACGAATCATTGGGTGGAACCAGGGAGGAATCATTGCTGAACGTTCGACGCGCACTGATCAGTGTTTCCGACAAACGCGGGATTGTCGATCTGGCAAAAGGTCTCCGGCGATTCGGCGTCGAGCTCATCTCGACAGGCGGAACACATCAGGCATTAAAAGATGCCGGCGTTGAAGTCAAATCCGTTTCCGATGTCACCGGCTTTCCCGAGATCCTCGATGGCCGCGTGAAGACGCTCCATCCAGCCATCCATGCCGGTATTCTCGCCGCTGCCGATAATCCGCTTCACCTGAAACAGCTCGCGCAGCATCACATTAAACCGATCGACCTCGTCGTCGTCAACCTGTATCCTTTCGAGCAAACCATCGCAGGGGAGAACGTTACCATTGATCAGGCGATCGAGCAGATCGACATCGGTGGTCCCGCCATGGTCAGGGCGGCCGCGAAGAATTATCGCCACACAGTTGTCATGGTTAATCCGGATCGCTACGCATCCCTTCTCGAAGAGCTGACAAAGAACAGCGGCAGTGTTTCCTCTCACACGCGCTTTGAGCTTGCGCGCGAGGCCTTTCAGCATACGGCGACCTACGATACAATTGTCGCGTCGTATTTCACCGGACTCCAGTCGTCGCGGAGCCTTCCCGACGTCGTCACGGTGTCCATGAAGAAGAATACCGCGCTGCGGTACGGAGAAAACCCTCATCAGGCTGCTGCGCTCTACGGAAAGTTCGACACGTATTTCAAGAAGCTTCACGGAAAAGAACTCTCCTACAACAACATCCTGGACATCAACGCCGCTGTTCTGTTGAGTGCAGAGTTTGAAAAACCGACGGCGGTGATTGTCAAACACAACAATCCTTGCGGAGTCGGTTCAGGCGAAACGCTGCTCGATGCTTACAAGAAAGCCTTTGTGACCGATCAAAAGTCGGCGTTCGGGGGCATCGTGGCGGTCAACCGCGTGCTCGACATGAGCACCGCCGAAGCAGTCAACGACATCTTCACCGAAGTGGTGATTGCCCCTGACTTCGGGGACGGCGTTCTCGATTTTCTGATGAAGAAGCGGGACCGCCGGTTGATCCAGCAGCTGATCGATGTTCGCTCTGCGCGGACGTTCGATATTCGCGGAGTGATCGAAGGGCTCTTGGTTCAGGAGCAGGATCAGCACCGCATTACGCGGGAAGGCCTGCGCACCGTTACCAATCGAAAACCTACCGAAGAAGAATTCGAAGCGCTGATCTTTGCATGGCGGGTAGCCAAGCACGTCAAGTCCAACGCGATCGTCTATGCGCGTAAAGACCGCACGCTCGGCATCGGGGCCGGCCAAATGTCGCGTGTTGACTCAGCAAAAATAGCGGTTTTGAAGGCGGCTGACGCTGGTTTAAGTCTTGCCGGCTGTGCGGTGGCGTCGGATGCGTTTTTTCCTTTTGCAGACGGGCTCCTCGAGGCTGTCAAGGGGGGCGCAACGTGTGTCATTCAACCCGGCGGCTCGGTGCGTGATGAGGAAGTCATCAAGGCGGCCGACGAGCACAATGTGGCGATGGCGTTCACGGCCATCAGACACTTCCGACACTAA